CTGTGAGGAGGTCACTGGCTCCAGGCAGAGGTTGCGGGCAGACTGGAGGGCCACACGCACAGGACACTGGGTAAAACTTCACTCAGCATGGGCCAGTATTTTGGCTCTTTTTTGATAATAACACTGATTTGTTTTTAGACTTCTGGAACTTTTAATGGGACTGCCCACCCTCTGCTTTGTGTCCAGGTAACTTAAACGGTTGAGATCTTGTGTCACTTGATCTGTGAACCACTTCTCCATTTTAGATAAAAGTGGCAGGCATGCAGACGTTCAAGGAGCCACTGTGTCCATTCCAAGGTACAATTATTCAGACGACTGCGACGCTCATTTTGCGCTCATTGTTTTCCACTGGTTTTGCAGTCACTCGGTGGAGGTGGagtctcctcctcctggtggGCTTGTTCCTGATATGCCTGACTGCACTGGTGGCCTATTTCATTCAGGGTGTCTTCAAAGGTCAGTTTATTTTTGGTTTCTGTTTTGGGAAAGAATCACATTTTGTTATGCGTTTTTCCTCAGACTACATGTGCCGGTGGCTGACAGACAGTGACGTTAAAGGTAAGCTGTCCATGAACTCTGAAGGCAGAAGGAATTATTCAAGCTGACTGATCCCTTCCACTCTGCCAGGGGCCGTGGGTGGTTGTCATGTGATCTTGCTCTACCCACCAGCCAATGACCAGACATTGTGTGAGCTGGTATGTCATCTGGGCTCGTCCCTTCAGACTCTGGGCTTCAGtgtgtctctggatctgtgGAGCCAGAGAGAGCTCAGTGAACTGGGCCCGGTGCCGTGGCTGCACTCTCGACTGGATCGCCTGCGAAGGCAAGGAGGCAAAGTCGTAGTGGTGCTTTCCAAGGCGGCCTGGGTGAGGGCGGAAGAGTGGGGCGCTTGGGAGAGGAGCACACCgagggagaagaggagcagcCTGGACGCGGGGACATCTCCGTGCTTGGATGTTTTCAGCGCCTCTCTCAGCTGCATCCTGGCGGACTATCTCCAAGGCCGAGCTGGGGAGCGCTTCATGCTGGTGCAGTTTGAATCCCTTCCACCGGAGCCTCCAGGCGGCTGCAAGATGATCCCAGAACTTTTCCGTGGACTTCACGTCTACAGTCTTCCATCCCAGAGCTTGGGTTTTCTAACGGAGCTGGCTGGTGCCCGACAAACGTCCACCGCCTCAGCCAGGAGGAAGAGAGCGGGAGGAATCCGGAGGGCATCACAAGCACTGGCGCGATCAGTGTCAGGGTTCACAGCGGGGGGCACCATGCTGCGTATGGCAGGCATGCCCCAGACTTGTGTCGGGGTCGGACTGGAAGATGCCGCAGAAAGTGTGCCTCTGCAGTTTGTTTCAGTTTCAACCTCCTCCAGTCCAGAGTCAAGCCCCTAGGACGAcactgagacagctgagagaggaaAATATTGGAAATATTTGATCATAACATCAGGAAATCAGCGCCTCTTCTTTATTAGAACACTCATAAAATCTTACTCAGCATGTAGCTCCACCTTAATATTTTCAGGTCAGAGTGTATTGAAGTGTAAACAGTCATCTGTGAGAAGGTCTCAACACACTACACTATACTATGTAAGCACTATGTGCAAGTCAATACATGTGTGAATATGTTTTATTATGCATTTGTTTTgcgttaaaaaaataaataaacctgaaccattatatatatatatgaatgttttatttgaattatttatgttatttgttTGGAGACTAATCGTGGTCTCCTTATTTATTATAGGGGAAGTTGAAGTGACAGCATCTTTTGTCAAATGTCTCCCTCTTTAATTCTGATCAACGCGACCTGGTTCAGACCCAGATGGTTTGGGCGGAGCCTCGGATCCCGATTGAGAGAAACAACCGGGGAGCTCTCCATTCACCCGTGTTCTTCCAGCGCCTCTGTATTGTACCTTTTTGTTTGTCAGCCTTCCCTCGTATCCGCGGTGACTTGCTGAACCAGAATGGCGCAGTGTTAGGCTGAAACCCGAAATATGAAACTCTGGTCTGCAGCTTGTGAGTCAGGACGGGACAACAGAGGAGCTTTGCAACGAGGTAGTGCTCGGCTAGCTATCGGCTCAAACCACCATTTCCAGGACTCCGCGGATATTATTTATGCCTGGACCATGTCGTCGTTGTAGTCACGCGTAAAAACTTTGTAAAGATTGTGTCATTTTTGTTCCCAACGTCACTCAGCTACGTGCTAGCTGTAGCATGAGCTAAATTAgcctggtgctgatgctgagcTAAAGAGCATCCATTCTTGTTTGCCTTTAAAACGCGCGGCATAACTGTTTTTTGGCGACAATAGTGATATATTTGCTTAAAAAATAAAGCTTGTAATAATAAGAAGTAATTTCCAGCTCAAGTAATCACATGTTTAGGGGATAAATGAAtctttactgtgtgtgtgtgggtgtcatTCGGTAGCATCATGTGGTGGGCTTCCCCCTTCCTGCCTGCCATGGTGTTCCTCAGTGCTGTGGGGAACGTTCACACAGCTCCATGCCAGACCTGCAAGAAACTCACTGAGAGTTTTCTCAAGGTACCAAATACATTTCACCCCTGTCTCCTTCTTGGTATAGattgttctttttttggtttgtttaccaCAATATCTAGGGGTTAGAGAGAACCTCCAACAAGAACTTTGGTGGAGGAAACACAGCCTGGGAGGAAGAGAAGCTCGCCAAGTATGCCAGAAGGTAATAAACACCTATCATTTACAAGCATTGGAGTTTTGCCTTTTGGTAACGTGCCCTTGTGTTTCAGTGAAACCCGTCTCCTTGAGATCGTGGAGTCAGCGTGTGAGAAAGCAGATTTTGAATGCAACCGCTTGCTGGAGCAGATAGAGGATCAGGTGGAGACGTGGTGGTTCCACAGGTATTGACAGTCGCTGTGAAGCGACCTCTTTACGGAGATGTCTGAGCGTGAGTGTGTCTTGCAGGCAGCAGGAGGCACCTGACCTGTTTGAATGGCTCTGCATTGAGGAGCTGAGACTGTGTTGCCCACCTGGGCGCTTCGGACCTGAATGCAAAGGTGAGATTCAAAAACTGATTTATTTTCCGTTTCATTGAAGTGAAGACCGATAACCTTACGCTCACAGAATGCCCATCTGGTTCCGGTGGAGTCTGTGGTGGTCTCGGCCGTTGCGAAGGCGAGGGGACCCGCCTCGGCGATGGCGAGTGTGTCTGTGACCCGGGGTACTCGGGTGATCTGTGCCAGAGCTGTGCTGACGGCTACTTCAGAGAGAGGAGCGTGAATAACTCCGCCGGGGTTTGTTCAGGTGCGACCTGTTTAAACTGACATCATCCATTCAAAGCTCTGACTCCAAAAGTGCTATTTTCTTTTGCAGCCTGCTACCACTCGTGTAAAAAGTGCTCCGGACCGGAGGACTATAAATGTCTTGACTGCAAACCCGGGTGGCTCCTTCATGACAACAAGTGTGTCGGTGAGTGTGTCGACAACACGTCTTGTGCGGCGTGTTTTTGATCGATGTTGTGTCTTGCAGATGTGGATGAGTGTGGTACTGAACTGGCTCGCTGTCTTTCCAACACCTACTGTCACAACACCGACGGGTCCTATGAATGCCGAGGTATGTCTTGTGTGGGCTTGGTTATCCTACTTTGtcgggaccaattcttgacaaaaacacTTGGGCACATTTGGCATGACCCTGTGAGGACCAGTCaaaatgactgggtcattataattatgTTTAGGTTTGGTGCAGAGTCATGGTTATGGTTAGCCATTTCTTTTTGATGGTAAGGTTTTGGGtgaaggctggggaaagggtgatggcaatgagaaacctcacaatgtccctaCAAGTGTAACCATCTGTGTTTGCAGGCTGTGACCAGGCCTGTGTGGGCTGTATGGGGAGTGGTCCCGCCCGCTGTAAGAAGTGTGCACGGGGCTATAAACTAAAAGGAGCCAAGTGTCTTGGTAGGTTTTTGTGTTCTGTAAATACTATTGAtaggtggatgaggtttcatgaaacagcatgaaagggttgatgaggtttcagatggcactgtctgctgtaaaatgcttggaCATGAACTAATACAACCAAATCATTTCtaagcgccatctactggccttTGAAAATTACAACCCTgcaccactgtttcatgattcctcatcgacccatcactagtagatATCATTGGTGTTGATTTAATATTTGGCTCCTCCCACAGATATCGATGAATGTAGTGAAGGTGCGATAGCCTGCCCCGGACTCAATGAAGCCTGCATCAATGAGGTGGGCTCCTTTCACTGCGACTGTGCCGACGGCTTCATCCGCAGAGACAGCATTTGTGTGGAGAACAAACCTCCAGGTAGCAACTCAACATTATCATGCCGTCATGAAGCCCACTGGTTTAACTGACCGCGTCTCACCTCGCAGCTGGTCCGGAG
This portion of the Synchiropus splendidus isolate RoL2022-P1 chromosome 18, RoL_Sspl_1.0, whole genome shotgun sequence genome encodes:
- the wu:fl23c11 gene encoding interleukin-17 receptor C isoform X1, translating into MGLRVLLALVLLLLTARGIIIDDDPRTLTCTEGLTDCHVSSEFMYNVPVLDLDESVEVTQVELNFILCCQTRQNCEPCLRITITVREVESSWNDEEGQRSEGSSHRVPPEPKVKVCRSSPGDGEFCKTLEFKTSDSGLRQPAQAQQLHLKETVFFGSPVVISVSHSKTTQHIRNITIPTLEEVCSMNLQVNVKDCEVPRIHVVKEPQRNVVRLQVENMMDRKEELMYQMVWNEIHGRALKWPIGEPVLDISSDVIVPCLCIQAWWERRGIRSETCPFRKHPGALERMLANVSVTVVEAQVMGEGLLLIWNVTAPCRLEAELQLCKRNPSDGACEEVTGSRQRLRADWRATRTGHWTSGTFNGTAHPLLCVQIKVAGMQTFKEPLCPFQVTRWRWSLLLLVGLFLICLTALVAYFIQGVFKDYMCRWLTDSDVKGAVGGCHVILLYPPANDQTLCELVCHLGSSLQTLGFSVSLDLWSQRELSELGPVPWLHSRLDRLRRQGGKVVVVLSKAAWVRAEEWGAWERSTPREKRSSLDAGTSPCLDVFSASLSCILADYLQGRAGERFMLVQFESLPPEPPGGCKMIPELFRGLHVYSLPSQSLGFLTELAGARQTSTASARRKRAGGIRRASQALARSVSGFTAGGTMLRMAGMPQTCVGVGLEDAAESVPLQFVSVSTSSSPESSP
- the wu:fl23c11 gene encoding interleukin-17 receptor C isoform X2, which gives rise to MGLRVLLALVLLLLTARGIIIDDDPRTLTCTEGLTDCHTRQNCEPCLRITITVREVESSWNDEEGQRSEGSSHRVPPEPKVKVCRSSPGDGEFCKTLEFKTSDSGLRQPAQAQQLHLKETVFFGSPVVISVSHSKTTQHIRNITIPTLEEVCSMNLQVNVKDCEVPRIHVVKEPQRNVVRLQVENMMDRKEELMYQMVWNEIHGRALKWPIGEPVLDISSDVIVPCLCIQAWWERRGIRSETCPFRKHPGALERMLANVSVTVVEAQVMGEGLLLIWNVTAPCRLEAELQLCKRNPSDGACEEVTGSRQRLRADWRATRTGHWTSGTFNGTAHPLLCVQIKVAGMQTFKEPLCPFQVTRWRWSLLLLVGLFLICLTALVAYFIQGVFKDYMCRWLTDSDVKGAVGGCHVILLYPPANDQTLCELVCHLGSSLQTLGFSVSLDLWSQRELSELGPVPWLHSRLDRLRRQGGKVVVVLSKAAWVRAEEWGAWERSTPREKRSSLDAGTSPCLDVFSASLSCILADYLQGRAGERFMLVQFESLPPEPPGGCKMIPELFRGLHVYSLPSQSLGFLTELAGARQTSTASARRKRAGGIRRASQALARSVSGFTAGGTMLRMAGMPQTCVGVGLEDAAESVPLQFVSVSTSSSPESSP
- the LOC128749128 gene encoding protein disulfide isomerase Creld1 translates to MWWASPFLPAMVFLSAVGNVHTAPCQTCKKLTESFLKGLERTSNKNFGGGNTAWEEEKLAKYARSETRLLEIVESACEKADFECNRLLEQIEDQVETWWFHRQQEAPDLFEWLCIEELRLCCPPGRFGPECKECPSGSGGVCGGLGRCEGEGTRLGDGECVCDPGYSGDLCQSCADGYFRERSVNNSAGVCSACYHSCKKCSGPEDYKCLDCKPGWLLHDNKCVDVDECGTELARCLSNTYCHNTDGSYECRGCDQACVGCMGSGPARCKKCARGYKLKGAKCLDIDECSEGAIACPGLNEACINEVGSFHCDCADGFIRRDSICVENKPPAGPEKGLFDDMTDDEVLVLQQMFFGVVICALATLAAKGDMVFTAIFIGGVAAMAGYWLTEKGDDMLDGILKGQ